The Sulfurihydrogenibium sp. region TGTATAAGCTAAAAGAAATATGGGAAAATATAATATAAGAATTTAAAATTATGAAAATCGGAGGATAAAAATGAGAAAGAAAGTAGGAACATCTACCTACATTCAGAGAATTAATACACTTGAAAGAAAGCTTTTAAAACAAGTAAAAGAATTAGATGATGTTATACAAAAACATCCAGAAATAATCTTTAGATTACAAGTTGTAGAATTTGATTTAAAACATTCAGTTAAGGTTGCAGTAGAAGCTTTTGGTGCATCAAAATCTACTATATACAGATGGATTAAAGAGTATAAAAGCAGTAATAACAATCCTTTATCTTTAAAAAATCGTTATGT contains the following coding sequences:
- a CDS encoding helix-turn-helix domain-containing protein, whose protein sequence is MRKKVGTSTYIQRINTLERKLLKQVKELDDVIQKHPEIIFRLQVVEFDLKHSVKVAVEAFGASKSTIYRWIKEYKSSNNNPLSLKNRYVSKKDVAIYAMV